ggtggggggtgcagggaggggtgggggggtagggaaaggtggggggagaggggggtgGGAAGAAGGGGGCAGGTCCTGATCCTGGCCTTCCTGGGAATGTTCATGGAAGTGGAAGGGCCACTGGCATTTGAAGCTCACGCAGAAGTCAGCTTGCCCTAGAGGCACTTGGATTGCTGAAGGAGACAAGATTGACCAGAGGCCATCCAGGGACCTTGGAGGGGGCGCTTTCCATGGAATGATCCTGTAGGAGTCAGTCTTCaacaaacaagaagaaaatcTGTGCAAATGCAACACATGATTAATACATTTAGTTTCATAAAGTGCACCTataaattataaggaaaaaacCTAGCCTTTTGAGAGGTAAATATGTAAAGAATCATCTAGTTCCCTAATCTCAGAAATGCAAAACGCCATTTCATCCCACCTTGTAACAAATCTCGGTGCTCACAGGAGCACAGTGCTTTTTGCAGGTCAACCCATGCAATCCTATGGAAAAGCTTTACTTTCCAAATGACTAAAAATCTGCCCTTTGACCCTTTAATTACCCATTAGGTTATTTGTCCAAAGGAAATGTCCCAAGTTCACAATGTACAATTGCAGTGCGTTATTTTTTTTAGGTGGCATTTAGCTGTCCCCAGTCTCTGCTACTGATACCATGGTGTGTCctcttgattttgtttctctgccTTAGTTTGGCAATGTGATGTTACCTAGAGCTTGTGACAACATGAAAGAGAGGGGGACAGTGTAATAGCAGCCATCTTCTTggaatcctttttctttctattaactgctttttctcctttttaaaaaattttgtgtgtgaaatatatatacaaaacagcaataagtttccaagtacatttcaacaaatagttatagaacagattttagagtttggtatgggttacagttccacaattttaggtttttacttctagctcctctatgatactggagacttaaatatcaatataatgattcagcactcatgctcattgTTAAAtctgactttctctgtataacttcactatTACCTTTgatctcccattctttaggggtatttgggctgtgcccattctaactttttcatatcggaagaggctgttgataatatgggatgggggaatggaactaactgatgttctagaaaggctggcccctctgcatatcaggacttagctggtctagggacccatctggaggttacaggtttctagaaagttaccctagtggatggaacctttgtagaatctcatatattgccctaggtattctttaggattggcaggaatggttttggttggaatttggcaaattttgaaaggtagcaatgtctaactgaagcttgcctaagagtgacctccagagtagcctctcgactctacttaactctcccagccactgataaccTATTTGTTAacacttttcccctttttggtcaggatggcattgttgatcccacagtgccagggccaggctcatccctgggagtcatctcccatgctgccagggagacgttcacccctggatatcatgtcccacatggggggagggcagtggtttcactcacagagttgggcttagagagagtaaggccatctgaacaacaacagaggtcctccagaagtaattcttaggcttaccaataggtaggctaagtttctctgtgaagcttcacaagagcctcaagaccaagggcttggtctattgatttgggtgtccctaatgtttggtacAGTATGGAATCCCCTTTTAAAGAGTCCCGCGTGAGCcttgtccttctctccctcaAGGAACAAGCACATCATGATCGACCTGGGCACCGGAAATAACAACAAGATCAACTGGGCCATGGAGGACAAGCAGGAGATGATCGACATCATTGAGACGGTTTACCGGGGTGCTCGCAAAGGCCGTGGCCTGGTCGTGTCGCCCAAGGACTACTCAACAAAGTACAGATATTGATGTGTCCCCGCCACATGCCAAGAGTTCCACTGCTCTGTGCTGTGTAGGTCGTGGAAACATTTTTACACTAATGCTTGGAAAAGTAATGAAGCTCAAGTTGCTGGAGTACCTTTTTGGGTAAGGATTGCATAGCATTAGGCTTTCAGTTGCGTActcattgtatttttatatgagcaaatatctgtaaatgtctatctgaaacaaataaaatacacgATGATGTGAACAGTTATAATTGTTTCTTAACAAACCTGATGTGTGGATTACTGGTCTTGGTAGTCAAAATTAGAGTGGAGAAATGCACATTGGAGTGAAATTGAGGTGCTCGTGAAGTCTGTAGAAACCATGGCCATTCGATTCCTATAGGTGAAAAATTTCCTTGTGCTCTTGAGTTTTTCTTGCTATAATCCCTCTTACTAGAGAAGTGTGTGGCGATGAGATCTTTGACCTTATCTCCGGACTCACTGGCACTGTGTCTGAGTCGGAGCAGGCAGGTGGGCACACACCCAGGAACACTCTCCTCTCGTAGCTTGACACTTACTCCCGTGTGTTCTCATCTGGACAAGGGGGCGGTGTCCTTGTAGATCAGCAGCTAGTACATGGAAGGCATGTAAAGCAGTGCCTTATGTGGGCCCAGGGGTAGAAAGCATGTGCTGCTGCTGTTAGCCTTATTTATTGTCACTGCTGAACGCAGTGTGACTCCACGCTCTCCTGCCCACATGATCTGAGGCCCGCCATGCACAGTGCAGCCCATCCGGCCACCTCCATCCTCCCTCCCACAGCCCTCCCCAGTGCGGTTGAGCTGTGGGTGCTGTgctcctcctcccccccccctccccccgccatgGTAGAGTTTGGTCACTCTGCTGGCCTGTGGCAGAGcttggggctgggggtggtgcTGGGCTCAGCATATCCCCTTCTTCCTCTGTTTCCTCTTGACTTATGTCA
The sequence above is a segment of the Tamandua tetradactyla isolate mTamTet1 chromosome 18, mTamTet1.pri, whole genome shotgun sequence genome. Coding sequences within it:
- the TXNL4A gene encoding thioredoxin-like protein 4A isoform X2 is translated as MKMDEVLYSIAEKVKNFAVIYLVDITEVPDFNKMYELYDPCTVMFFFRNKHIMIDLGTGNNNKINWAMEDKQEMIDIIETVYRGARKGRGLVVSPKDYSTKYRY
- the TXNL4A gene encoding thioredoxin-like protein 4A isoform X3, whose translation is MYELYDPCTVMFFFRNKHIMIDLGTGNNNKINWAMEDKQEMIDIIETVYRGARKGRGLVVSPKDYSTKYRY